The Glycine soja cultivar W05 chromosome 9, ASM419377v2, whole genome shotgun sequence sequence TCTTATCGTTCTAGGTTGACATTGTCTGAATTTTGTTAACGTTATGGATAATACTGTTTGCAGCTGCCTGGACTACTATCCATTTCATCAAAGTTTCTTCCCACAGTTATGAACCTTATTAAACGTCTTGCTGAAGAAGCTCAGGGGAATCAAACCCCTCAAGAATCACAAGGGTCAACTTCTCAGACACAGATCTTCAGAAATCATGTGCACAAACCTGATTCAGTATCAAACTCAATTTCCAATGTATCAAGTGTTGGGTCGTCTGTTGATGATAACGAATACTCAACAGCAAACTTGTCTCATAGACGAAGAACAAATGCTCCCGAAGCTGAATTTTCATGACAAAATTCACGACAATTTGATTTGAAGACGGTTGGCATCAAGAATAGACATGCACCAGTTAGGGTGATATCCCAGATCAGTTTTGTATTATTACTACCTatctattttttacttttattctttACTGTAACGTGTAAATTATCTGAGTATATGAAGGACCCCTATTTGGGTTCTATAACTACAGAACATATCTCAGTCCCAATAGTGACggaataacaatattattataaactagttttcctttaaatgctagcaactttaaaaaaatgctttGATAATCTTAATCATCGCTTTATGATCACATGAAATTGACGACCATTGTTGCTGAAGATGCTTTTGATAATCTTATCATAGGTTTATGATCATATGAAATTGGCGATCATCGTTGCTGAAAGTTAATTTACGTAACAAAAGACCACTATTTTCCCACAATCACATTTGCTTTTCTCCGAATAAGCAGACGAAAGTATTTTATGAAAGAAATTTAACTAGTTAgacatatttttaaagtttattacaATCTTTCTTTGTATTGGAAATTTTCACTTCTATTTGATCCTTCACCTACCTTAATCACTTGTATAATTctacttttatattataaatttaagtattCACTTTGTAATCGAAATTAACCCTCTACTAATATCTCAATTAACtcactttttattcttttatataccGACTTTTGAGAGTAAAGttaatctttataaaatttcacaaatgtttaaatttaaatattaaagcacattttactttaaaatataataattactatttttttaaaataaaataaattaaatgttattatcAATGTTatcttcaaattcaaattgaatttcattttaaattttaacaaattataatactatctttaaaatattattgttttaactattatgtttaattttatgttgtactaatttaatatattgaaaattataatagtgattttaatttatataattaaatagatGCATATGAAACATGCTTACTCTGAATTTACGTTTTCTCCTTACGTTTTCAAGTCCAAACAAAAGACTTTCAATTTGACGTAGATTCAGTCCTTTGGGATATGGTACCCAAATACACAACGGATTCAAACTCCGTTACAGAAGTCAATTACCAAACATATATATACTCAGACTCCTGAAACAGTCCCACTCCCACCCCACGAGACATTTCTAACTCATCTTTCagtttaagaaaagaaaaacattatcaTCTTGTAACTACACTTTGCAAGAAAGATTGATCTCAGTTCcattatagataaaaatataacatcAGACACATTACAGTTATATTTACCCAGCAACTGTAGTAAGAGGATTCCCCACAGCCAATCCCTAACAAGAATAATCTTTCCTCACTGCTGGAAGAGCAACGACAGATCATGCAATTAGGAAAGCAGAAACCACAAGTATCAGTGTATTTTTTCAATTGATATATTTGCAGAATTGTAACATGAAATGATGGAATTATCAtaccagaaaacattttatctgAAGTTACCTATTTTAAACTCCCTTTGCATGCCCGCAAAAAAGCTTGAAATCCAGAGCAAATGTGATTATGTTGTGTTTATTGCTAATTTCTTGGGAAAGCTAATTGATATAGAACTCTGCGCAGGAAAATTAGTATGGAACACTTTCTAGCATCATCACAACTTCTATTCATGTATACCAACATTTTCTccagaaaaaaaatggaagtgaAGCTAAGAAAATTACCATTCAGTCCTTTGGCTGTTCTTGGGGAGTAGATTGCGTAATTTTGAAATTGTTAGATCCACACCTCCAAATCCATCCATTGTAGCGTTTGCCAATGGAAACTCGGCTCTAGATGTCAAACTgcaggaaacaattttttttttggtgaatactgcaggaaacaattaattaaaaataagaaacaattcTAGAATACACCAacttaaaaacaatcaaaattctATTGATAGTAAGGAACTTCCTATGAAGGCATGCAATAGTGCAATTGTGTGAACTCATCCATTACATGTTTTGTTGAACTTCCAAGAGCAAATGAAGTCACCTGCTTCGTAAAACAACACATGGCATGCCCACCTGTGTAGCTCCAGCTACGCCAGATTGGCTTCCTGCAACAAGGACACAGTTGCAGACGGGTATACCCGCATATTCAGCTCCGGCACGTAGTGCAGCCACAATCTTAGCTAGACTGGACAgacaatcaacaaatgaatgaaaattgacatTATCTAACTATGCAATTAAAATCCAAACCATTCATTAATTGGACATTGCTAAGATTATGGTATCAAATGATAATTTGTGATCATCAGCTCATTTCAGTTTCAATGTCTTTAGGTAGCTTTTCGCCCAGCTTTTAAAGTCCAAAAGGaatattaaagataatttttaaataattgttagaatttgaaaaaggaataatgtacaatatttttaaaatatataaaaaattaattttaactcttATTCAACTTTTGTATAATGGTTAGCCCTAAATGTCTACAATTTAGatataaaactttattttgaCTCTAATTCAAAAATTTTGCTAATAGAGAAAACCTGTCTTCTGGTGGAAGATCTGTTCATGTAATTGGAAgtagtttaaactttaaattcatttgaagtTTTACATAACATAAGCATGCACTTTTCCTTTCTCTACAAGTCTAGGTTTTAGGAAACTAGGCACCTTAAGGAGGGGAAGGGAAGGTTTTGGGCAAATCTCCCTCTTGTTGGGTGGTTCCCCCAATTTTGAATGATTTAAAATgtccaaataaaaacaaaaaacattgcTTTAACACCCAATTTTCTTCCCATCCCTTCTCAcactttttcctttgatttcttGCCTTCCCTTCCCCTCTCCAAACATACATCATACATCATCCTTTGTATCCTTAACAACTACAAAGCTGAGTCATACACGTTTTCAAGTTTCTTTATCCTATGTGTATGGATCCCTAAGACCCTAATGGTGCAAACAAAAATGATACAAAAGGaccaagatattttattttagttttggtGAAAATTACTGGAGACAAATAAACTAACCTTTCAGATGAGCCGGTATCAATCTCAACACTCAATTTTAGCATGGATGCTACCTCCTTTGCTAACCTTTGTTTTTCAGCAGAAACTGGCAAAAATGGCAGAAGTGGAAAGCCCCTTAGCAAAGAACATTGTGCACTGAAAATGCTTGCATGGGGGGCACATAATCAACGACTCAAGTATATACCAGCTCTTTTGGCTTCCTTGGCAAGCTCTTCATCCAAACCAGAAGCAATTACCTTTCCCGAGACTAGTTGTCCATATAAACTTTGCTCAACCTCCTTATTCCCTACAATAATGACCTTTATGCTTCGATCGTCACCAAGCTTTTCCATTATGGACCTAAAAGTTTAATAAGCACAAGGCAAAAGGGAGAAATATTAGTGTGCTCACATTATCCAGGGAATAAAAAAGTGGAAGTTACACAAGCAAAGAGAAAGGATTGAGCTAGTAGATTGTGAACCACATGGCCCctcaaatattgaaatttttatatagATATAGCTAAAAGAATACTAACAATATCAAAACAGAATGCTATTATTCACATCTGAATTTGCAGTCATATCATGCAACTTCATTGGACTTAGTTCATTCCTCAAATACAACAATTATTATCTATAATTCTATAAGGAAAAACTGAAAGACAGAgagggggagagagagagagagaatacacCGATTGAATGGAAAGGTGTACTAATTACATGCCTTAGGCCATAACCAATATGCATTTGCAAATCAGCAAGCTAAGCTTCTGAGTGATCAAGAACATCTCTAGACCACAAAATCGTATTCCAtcaataatcataatattaACCTACTTAGTACCATTGCAAAATTTTGGAGCTAAATAAAATTACCTGGCAATATTATCACCACTTTTACTGTAGGCCGTTAATATTACCACTGGAATTCCTTCATTatatgcatcatcaataaaCCTGTCAATGGAGACATTACTATATATGTTAAGGAATCATGGAATGTAAAGtgtaaacaaattaaagttCTATAAGCATCCAAGTCCCTAAATTTATGAAATATCCTGGTAACACTTGAACCTTTAAGAGAATTATAATATAGGCAATCAGAGTACAGCTCAATAAAAGAGGCAATGAAAACaaggaaaaacattttaaaatgggACTTTTGTAAACCAAAATTACTTCTAATCAGTGGATACCAAATTAAATTCTACAGGTAAACACCTAGACAAAAATTATCCTTATTTATTCTTGGGCCTTGAACAAatctttcaattaataaaatactcCCTGAACCCTGTTAATGTttaaatcataaagaaaaaaattgctaTATTGACAAGAGAACAATGAAAAACCAATAGTGTCAAAATTAAATCTACCGTAAAAatctactagaatgaccaagtGACTCAGAGTCTCAGACCTACAGTGTGAAAGAATTCCTAGGTATGAT is a genomic window containing:
- the LOC114367165 gene encoding CBBY-like protein isoform X1; this encodes MATTLTSSVIHSHALPRAPCCFFLRFRFPFTFTFSPSNFPAKSSSRLAIISASSSTAEHNHPNSSSSSQDLAVLLEVQGVLMDSHRVGNRLAFNKAFEKLGLDCANWTEPVYSDLSKRSAGDEEKMVFLYFNRIGWPSSLPTNEQGLFAKRVLQQKEKALEEFVMSKSLPLRPGLEQFIDDAYNEGIPVVILTAYSKSGDNIARSIMEKLGDDRSIKVIIVGNKEVEQSLYGQLVSGKVIASGLDEELAKEAKRAVSAEKQRLAKEVASMLKLSVEIDTGSSESLAKIVAALRAGAEYAGIPVCNCVLVAGSQSGVAGATQVGMPCVVLRSSLTSRAEFPLANATMDGFGGVDLTISKLRNLLPKNSQRTE